The following are encoded in a window of Stigmatopora nigra isolate UIUO_SnigA chromosome 23, RoL_Snig_1.1, whole genome shotgun sequence genomic DNA:
- the dram1 gene encoding DNA damage-regulated autophagy modulator protein 1, with the protein MWWFTQGLCFMPFFLVVWSSTSFILSYVIALFRRDVDLLFPYISDTAANPPESCIFGLMTFVSACAGMATIYSRFKFVDKLSENTKVVNPCLNKTGMVLGILACVGMCVVATFQETAVTAIHDAGALLFFSTGVLYILLQTVMSYQHYPHGSSVAVCRARLLVTVIASLAFFPTVVCAFFVKQTNLHRVKESKDYPFHVASAVCEWVVAFSFVCFFLTYIDDFKRFTLRVETELM; encoded by the exons ATGTGGTGGTTCACGCAAGGTTTGTGCTTCATGCCCTTTTTCTTGGTGGTGTGGTCGTCCACCTCTTTTATCCTGTCCTACGTCATCGCGCTCTTCAGACGCGATGTGGACTTATTGTTTCCTTACATCAG CGACACAGCAGCAAACCCACCAGAGAGCTGCATATTCGGATTGATGACATTTGTTTCGGCATGTGCAG GCATGGCTACCATTTATAGCCGGTTCAAATTCGTGGACAAGCTGAGTGAGAACACCAAGGTGGTGAATCCATGTCTCAACAAAACAGGGATGGTGTTGGGAATTCTGGCCTGTGTCGGAATGTGTGTGGTGGCCACCTTCCAG gagACGGCTGTGACGGCGATTCACGACGCCGGTGCCTTGCTTTTTTTCAGCACTGGAGTTTTATATATTCTTCTGCAGACGGTTATGTCCTACCAACATTACCCACACGGCTCGTCCGTTGCAGTGTGCCGTGCACGACTGCTCGTGACAGTCATTGCATCGCTGGCCTTCTTCCCCA CAGTGGTCTGTGCGTTTTTCGTGAAGCAGACCAACCTGCATCGAGTGAAAGAAAGCAAA gaCTATCCTTTCCACGTGGCCAGTGCTGTGTGCGAGTGGGTCGTGGCTTTCAGTTTTGTCTGTTTCTTCCTCACATACATCGACGACTTTAAA AGGTTCACCTTGCGGGTGGAGACAGAACTGATGTAG
- the mybpc1 gene encoding myosin-binding protein C, slow-type isoform X2: MPEPEKKDETPNGQPEESVAPDGKRPPLQPAISLEVSPPPEEANTLKKLSIELPNDSIPVTSMGRKDSVWSLGESQPTEEVDKPIETPTSTLLTLKPVSGTVTVGGDITFVAKVEAKDLLRKPTVKWFKGKWMDLASKTGKHLQLKETFDRNTKVHTFEMQIIKAKENYAGNYRCEVSLKDKFDSCSFDLEVKEAGGSQSIDIRSAFKRSTEGQEDAGELDFSALLKHREHKQQDETPEVDVWEILKKARPDQYEKIAFMYGITDLRGLLRRMKKIPKEEKKSEAFAKKLDPAYQVDKGGKIRLIVDLTDPTVDLKWYKNGHEIRPSPKYIFEHKGTQRILVINNCAMNDDSAYSVAAGDEKCSTELFVKELPVKIVKGIEPVTTTVNERIELMCEVTEEGAPVKWMKNGVEIPTGVRSRYRVKCEGNKHYLVIDDASLEDTGTYSIMASGGSSEAHVQVDLKPLKIHQDLQDTKVMLGKPLKLQCEISPGNVPGRWYRNGQLIQPNDRISITHKNRVHELSIETSSLHDSGDYTFVPEGYSHSLSAKIHVIDPPKVHLEGLNFVDNTVTVTAGNKMRLEIPISGEPAPKVVWMKGERVILESGNRVRAETYVDQTTLTIEITEREDTGNYKLVLQNEAGEASASIKLKVVDIPDSPDAPLVPVIGGDWCSMTWEPPKYDGGSPILGYYIERKKKQSSRWMRINFDLIKETTYEPKKMIEGVPYEVRIFAINAIGVSKPSEPSKAFTPLAVTSEPTMLVVDDVTDTTVTVKWRPPETIGAAGLDGYLVEYCLEGSEDWIPANTELIDKTKYTIKGLTPESKIFIRVKAVNAAGASAPRTTQHAVLVKEVIEPPKIRVPRHLKQTYTKRVGEAVNLVVPFMGKPRPKVTWLKDGQPIDPALVSVRNTDTDSIIFIRKAERSHSGKYHMQVQVESHVDSAEMDIQVIDLPGPPQMVTIEDVWGENVSLSWTPPRDNGNAAITGYTIQKADKKTMEWYTCIEHYHRNSIAITELVVGNEYYFRVFSENMCGLSESATQTKKSALIVKEDMKMKLIEHNDHDFNEAPKFTQPLINTFGIAGYNTTLNCSVRAHPKAKVTWMKNKIIIGEDPRYRMFSNQGVCTLEIRKPSPYDGGMYTCKAINDLGEAQVECKLEVKVQTQEL; the protein is encoded by the exons ATGCCAGAGCCTGAGAAGAAAG ATGAGACACCAAATGGCCAACCGGAAG AAAGTGTCGCACCAGACGGTAAGCGTCCCCCACTCCAACCTGCCATTTCCTTGGAGGTCTCTCCACCCCCAG AGGAAGCCAATACACTCAAGAAACTGTCAATTGAGCTGCCTA ATGATAGCATCCCTGTTACATCCATGGGGAGAAAAGATTCAG TGTGGTCTTTGGGTGAGTCCCAGCCCACGGAGGAAGTGGACAAGCCTATCGAGACCCCCACCTCAACCCTGCTAACGCTAAAACCCGTTAGCGGCACGGTGACCGTGG GTGGCGATATCACCTTTGTGGCAAAAGTGGAGGCTAAAGACCTACTCCGCAAACCCACCGTCAAGTGGTTTAAGGGAAAATGGATGGACTTGGCCAGCAAAACAGGGAAGCACTTGCAGCTTAAAGAGACCTTTGACCGCAATACCAAG GTCCATACGTTTGAGATGCAAATCATCAAGGCTAAGGAGAACTATGCAGGCAACTACAGGTGCGAAGTCAGCCTCAAGGACAAGTTTGATAGCTGTTCCTTCGACCTGGAAGTGAAAG AAGCTGGGGGATCGCAAAGTATTGATATTCGATCCGCTTTTAAAAGAAG CACTGAAGGCCAAGAAGATGCAGGGGAGCTTGACTTTAGCGCTCTCCTTAAACATAG AGAACATAAACAACAAGACGAAACTCCCGAAGTGGACGTATGGGAAATCCTCAAGAAAGCCCGTCCAGATCAATACGAGAAGATTGCCTTCATGTACGGTATTACAGATCTGAGAGGATTGTTGCGTAGAATGAAGAAAATTCCCAAAGAGGAGAAGAAAAGTGAAG CTTTTGCAAAGAAGTTGGATCCTGCGTATCAAGTGGATAAAGGTGGCAAAATCCGCCTAATTGTGGATTTGACTGACCCCACGGTTGACCTAAAGTGGTACAAAAATGGACATGAGATCCGTCCAAGTCCCAA GTACATATTTGAGCACAAGGGTACACAAAGGATCCTGGTCATCAACAACTGTGCCATGAACGATGATTCGGCGTATTCCGTGGCGGCAGGAGACGAGAAGTGCTCCACGGAGCTTTTTGTCAAAG AATTGCCAGTGAAGATCGTTAAAGGAATTGAACCCGTGACAACCACGGTGAATGAACGGATCGAACTGATGTGTGAGGTCACAGAAGAAGGTGCACCAGTCAAATG GATGAAGAACGGCGTTGAGATTCCAACAGGGGTTCGATCCAGATATCGAGTAAAATGCGAGGGAAACAAACACTATCTTGTAATTGATGATGCTTCCCTGGAAGATACCGGGACTTACTCCATCATGGCTTCTGGTGGTTCATCCGAAGCTCACGTACAGGTTGACT TGAAACCACTGAAGATCCATCAGGACTTGCAGGATACAAAAGTGATGCTAGGCAAGCCCTTAAAGCTACAGTGTGAAATATCTCCGGGTAACGTCCCCGGGCGATGGTACAGGAATGGACAGTTGATCCAACCCAATGACCGTATCAGCATCACACATAAAAATAG agttcACGAGCTTTCAATTGAAACGAGCTCCCTTCACGATTCAGGAGACTACACTTTTGTACCTGAAGGGTACTCACATAGTCTTTCTGCCAAGATTCATGTCATAG ATCCACCAAAGGTTCACTTGGAGGGCTTGAACTTTGTCGACAACACTGTGACAGTCACTGCCGGAAACAAAATGCGCTTGGAGATCCCAATAAGTGGAGAACCGGCCCCCAAAGTGGTGTGGATGAAAGGCGAAAGG GTCATTTTGGAGTCCGGAAATCGTGTCCGAGCTGAAACATATGTTGACCAGACTACCCTGACCATCGAAATCACTGAGCGTGAAGACACGGGCAATTATAAGCTAGTCCTTCAAAATGAGGCCGGTGAGGCATCGGCAAGTATCAAACTGAAGGTCGTAG ACATCCCTGATTCTCCAGATGCTCCATTGGTCCCTGTAATTGGAGGTGATTGGTGCTCCATGACATGGGAGCCACCCAAATATGACGGTGGTTCACCAATCTTAG GCTACtacattgaaagaaaaaagaaacagagtTCAAGATGGATGAGAATTAATTTCGACCTAATCAAAGAGACAACCTATGAGCCTAAGAAGATGATCGAAGGTGTACCTTATGAAGTACGGATATTCGCAATCAATGCAATCGGAGTGTCCAAACCTAGTGAACCATCTAAAGCCTTTACCCCCCTTG CTGTGACTAGCGAGCCTACAATGCTAGTGGTGGATGACGTTACCGATACCACCGTGACCGTCAAGTGGCGCCCTCCGGAGACAATCGGAGCTGCTGGACTTGACGGGTATTTAGTGGAGTACTGTCTTGAAGGAT CTGAGGATTGGATTCCGGCCAACACCGAACTGATAGACAAGACCAAGTACACAATTAAAGGCCTAACACCTGAGAGTAAAATCTTCATTCGGGTTAAGGCCGTCAATGCTGCTGGAGCTAGCGCTCCCAGAACAACTCAGCACGCAGTACTTGTCAAGGAAGTTATCG AACCACCTAAGATCCGTGTCCCCCGTCACCTGAAGCAGACTTACACCAAACGAGTTGGAGAAGCAGTCAACCTGGTGGTGCCATTCATG GGCAAACCTAGGCCAAAGGTCACCTGGCTGAAGGATGGTCAACCCATAGATCCGGCCCTCGTCAGCGTCCGTAATACAGACACCGACAGCATCATTTTTATCCGAAAAGCCGAACGTAGCCACTCTGGGAAGTACCACATGCAGGTACAGGTGGAAAGCCATGTGGATTCAGCCGAAATGGACATACAGGTCATAG ACCTGCCTGGACCTCCGCAAATGGTGACCATCGAAGATGTCTGGGGTGAAAATGTTTCCCTGTCCTGGACACCCCCAAGAGATAACGGCAATGCGGCTATAACCGGCTACACCATTCAAAAGGCAGACAAGAAGACAATG GAATGGTACACCTGCATTGAGCACTACCATCGCAACTCCATCGCCATCACGGAATTGGTGGTCGGGAATGAGTACTACTTCAGGGTTTTTTCAGAGAACATGTGTGGACTTAGCGAGTCGGCTACCCAAACCAAAAAAAGTGCCTTGATCGTCAAAGAAG ACATGAAGATGAAACTCATCGAGCACAACGACCACGACTTCAACGAGGCTCCCAAGTTCACACAACCGCTTATCAATACGTTTGGAATCGCTGGATATAACACCACCCTCAATTGTAGCGTTCGTGCGCACCCCAAG gcTAAAGTGACCTGGATGAAAAACAAGATAATTATTGGCGAAGATCCGCGCTATCGCATGTTCAGCAACCAGGGCGTGTGCACGCTGGAAATCAGGAAACCCAGCCCTTATGATGGCGGCATGTACACCTGCAAGGCTATCAACGACTTGGGGGAAGCCCAGGTGGAGTGTAAACTGGAGGTCAAAG TCCAAACTCAAGAATTATGA
- the mybpc1 gene encoding myosin-binding protein C, slow-type isoform X1, whose amino-acid sequence MPEPEKKDETPNGQPEESVAPDGKRPPLQPAISLEVSPPPEEANTLKKLSIELPNDSIPVTSMGRKDSVWSLGESQPTEEVDKPIETPTSTLLTLKPVSGTVTVGGDITFVAKVEAKDLLRKPTVKWFKGKWMDLASKTGKHLQLKETFDRNTKVHTFEMQIIKAKENYAGNYRCEVSLKDKFDSCSFDLEVKEAGGSQSIDIRSAFKRSTEGQEDAGELDFSALLKHREHKQQDETPEVDVWEILKKARPDQYEKIAFMYGITDLRGLLRRMKKIPKEEKKSEAFAKKLDPAYQVDKGGKIRLIVDLTDPTVDLKWYKNGHEIRPSPKYIFEHKGTQRILVINNCAMNDDSAYSVAAGDEKCSTELFVKELPVKIVKGIEPVTTTVNERIELMCEVTEEGAPVKWMKNGVEIPTGVRSRYRVKCEGNKHYLVIDDASLEDTGTYSIMASGGSSEAHVQVDLKPLKIHQDLQDTKVMLGKPLKLQCEISPGNVPGRWYRNGQLIQPNDRISITHKNRVHELSIETSSLHDSGDYTFVPEGYSHSLSAKIHVIDPPKVHLEGLNFVDNTVTVTAGNKMRLEIPISGEPAPKVVWMKGERVILESGNRVRAETYVDQTTLTIEITEREDTGNYKLVLQNEAGEASASIKLKVVDIPDSPDAPLVPVIGGDWCSMTWEPPKYDGGSPILGYYIERKKKQSSRWMRINFDLIKETTYEPKKMIEGVPYEVRIFAINAIGVSKPSEPSKAFTPLAVTSEPTMLVVDDVTDTTVTVKWRPPETIGAAGLDGYLVEYCLEGSEDWIPANTELIDKTKYTIKGLTPESKIFIRVKAVNAAGASAPRTTQHAVLVKEVIEPPKIRVPRHLKQTYTKRVGEAVNLVVPFMGKPRPKVTWLKDGQPIDPALVSVRNTDTDSIIFIRKAERSHSGKYHMQVQVESHVDSAEMDIQVIDLPGPPQMVTIEDVWGENVSLSWTPPRDNGNAAITGYTIQKADKKTMEWYTCIEHYHRNSIAITELVVGNEYYFRVFSENMCGLSESATQTKKSALIVKEDMKMKLIEHNDHDFNEAPKFTQPLINTFGIAGYNTTLNCSVRAHPKAKVTWMKNKIIIGEDPRYRMFSNQGVCTLEIRKPSPYDGGMYTCKAINDLGEAQVECKLEVKGGFTFYELLQRGVPLHLIDKYMTETKVVEQDK is encoded by the exons ATGCCAGAGCCTGAGAAGAAAG ATGAGACACCAAATGGCCAACCGGAAG AAAGTGTCGCACCAGACGGTAAGCGTCCCCCACTCCAACCTGCCATTTCCTTGGAGGTCTCTCCACCCCCAG AGGAAGCCAATACACTCAAGAAACTGTCAATTGAGCTGCCTA ATGATAGCATCCCTGTTACATCCATGGGGAGAAAAGATTCAG TGTGGTCTTTGGGTGAGTCCCAGCCCACGGAGGAAGTGGACAAGCCTATCGAGACCCCCACCTCAACCCTGCTAACGCTAAAACCCGTTAGCGGCACGGTGACCGTGG GTGGCGATATCACCTTTGTGGCAAAAGTGGAGGCTAAAGACCTACTCCGCAAACCCACCGTCAAGTGGTTTAAGGGAAAATGGATGGACTTGGCCAGCAAAACAGGGAAGCACTTGCAGCTTAAAGAGACCTTTGACCGCAATACCAAG GTCCATACGTTTGAGATGCAAATCATCAAGGCTAAGGAGAACTATGCAGGCAACTACAGGTGCGAAGTCAGCCTCAAGGACAAGTTTGATAGCTGTTCCTTCGACCTGGAAGTGAAAG AAGCTGGGGGATCGCAAAGTATTGATATTCGATCCGCTTTTAAAAGAAG CACTGAAGGCCAAGAAGATGCAGGGGAGCTTGACTTTAGCGCTCTCCTTAAACATAG AGAACATAAACAACAAGACGAAACTCCCGAAGTGGACGTATGGGAAATCCTCAAGAAAGCCCGTCCAGATCAATACGAGAAGATTGCCTTCATGTACGGTATTACAGATCTGAGAGGATTGTTGCGTAGAATGAAGAAAATTCCCAAAGAGGAGAAGAAAAGTGAAG CTTTTGCAAAGAAGTTGGATCCTGCGTATCAAGTGGATAAAGGTGGCAAAATCCGCCTAATTGTGGATTTGACTGACCCCACGGTTGACCTAAAGTGGTACAAAAATGGACATGAGATCCGTCCAAGTCCCAA GTACATATTTGAGCACAAGGGTACACAAAGGATCCTGGTCATCAACAACTGTGCCATGAACGATGATTCGGCGTATTCCGTGGCGGCAGGAGACGAGAAGTGCTCCACGGAGCTTTTTGTCAAAG AATTGCCAGTGAAGATCGTTAAAGGAATTGAACCCGTGACAACCACGGTGAATGAACGGATCGAACTGATGTGTGAGGTCACAGAAGAAGGTGCACCAGTCAAATG GATGAAGAACGGCGTTGAGATTCCAACAGGGGTTCGATCCAGATATCGAGTAAAATGCGAGGGAAACAAACACTATCTTGTAATTGATGATGCTTCCCTGGAAGATACCGGGACTTACTCCATCATGGCTTCTGGTGGTTCATCCGAAGCTCACGTACAGGTTGACT TGAAACCACTGAAGATCCATCAGGACTTGCAGGATACAAAAGTGATGCTAGGCAAGCCCTTAAAGCTACAGTGTGAAATATCTCCGGGTAACGTCCCCGGGCGATGGTACAGGAATGGACAGTTGATCCAACCCAATGACCGTATCAGCATCACACATAAAAATAG agttcACGAGCTTTCAATTGAAACGAGCTCCCTTCACGATTCAGGAGACTACACTTTTGTACCTGAAGGGTACTCACATAGTCTTTCTGCCAAGATTCATGTCATAG ATCCACCAAAGGTTCACTTGGAGGGCTTGAACTTTGTCGACAACACTGTGACAGTCACTGCCGGAAACAAAATGCGCTTGGAGATCCCAATAAGTGGAGAACCGGCCCCCAAAGTGGTGTGGATGAAAGGCGAAAGG GTCATTTTGGAGTCCGGAAATCGTGTCCGAGCTGAAACATATGTTGACCAGACTACCCTGACCATCGAAATCACTGAGCGTGAAGACACGGGCAATTATAAGCTAGTCCTTCAAAATGAGGCCGGTGAGGCATCGGCAAGTATCAAACTGAAGGTCGTAG ACATCCCTGATTCTCCAGATGCTCCATTGGTCCCTGTAATTGGAGGTGATTGGTGCTCCATGACATGGGAGCCACCCAAATATGACGGTGGTTCACCAATCTTAG GCTACtacattgaaagaaaaaagaaacagagtTCAAGATGGATGAGAATTAATTTCGACCTAATCAAAGAGACAACCTATGAGCCTAAGAAGATGATCGAAGGTGTACCTTATGAAGTACGGATATTCGCAATCAATGCAATCGGAGTGTCCAAACCTAGTGAACCATCTAAAGCCTTTACCCCCCTTG CTGTGACTAGCGAGCCTACAATGCTAGTGGTGGATGACGTTACCGATACCACCGTGACCGTCAAGTGGCGCCCTCCGGAGACAATCGGAGCTGCTGGACTTGACGGGTATTTAGTGGAGTACTGTCTTGAAGGAT CTGAGGATTGGATTCCGGCCAACACCGAACTGATAGACAAGACCAAGTACACAATTAAAGGCCTAACACCTGAGAGTAAAATCTTCATTCGGGTTAAGGCCGTCAATGCTGCTGGAGCTAGCGCTCCCAGAACAACTCAGCACGCAGTACTTGTCAAGGAAGTTATCG AACCACCTAAGATCCGTGTCCCCCGTCACCTGAAGCAGACTTACACCAAACGAGTTGGAGAAGCAGTCAACCTGGTGGTGCCATTCATG GGCAAACCTAGGCCAAAGGTCACCTGGCTGAAGGATGGTCAACCCATAGATCCGGCCCTCGTCAGCGTCCGTAATACAGACACCGACAGCATCATTTTTATCCGAAAAGCCGAACGTAGCCACTCTGGGAAGTACCACATGCAGGTACAGGTGGAAAGCCATGTGGATTCAGCCGAAATGGACATACAGGTCATAG ACCTGCCTGGACCTCCGCAAATGGTGACCATCGAAGATGTCTGGGGTGAAAATGTTTCCCTGTCCTGGACACCCCCAAGAGATAACGGCAATGCGGCTATAACCGGCTACACCATTCAAAAGGCAGACAAGAAGACAATG GAATGGTACACCTGCATTGAGCACTACCATCGCAACTCCATCGCCATCACGGAATTGGTGGTCGGGAATGAGTACTACTTCAGGGTTTTTTCAGAGAACATGTGTGGACTTAGCGAGTCGGCTACCCAAACCAAAAAAAGTGCCTTGATCGTCAAAGAAG ACATGAAGATGAAACTCATCGAGCACAACGACCACGACTTCAACGAGGCTCCCAAGTTCACACAACCGCTTATCAATACGTTTGGAATCGCTGGATATAACACCACCCTCAATTGTAGCGTTCGTGCGCACCCCAAG gcTAAAGTGACCTGGATGAAAAACAAGATAATTATTGGCGAAGATCCGCGCTATCGCATGTTCAGCAACCAGGGCGTGTGCACGCTGGAAATCAGGAAACCCAGCCCTTATGATGGCGGCATGTACACCTGCAAGGCTATCAACGACTTGGGGGAAGCCCAGGTGGAGTGTAAACTGGAGGTCAAAG GAGGGTTCACCTTCTACGAACTCTTGCAACGCGGCGTGCCCCTCCACCTGATTGACAAGTACATGACCGAGACAAAGGTTGTCGAACAAGACAAGTAG
- the chpt1 gene encoding cholinephosphotransferase 1, protein MGHFLWSEPLTTAQLKRLDEHKYSASGRSLLEPPCQIYWNWLVQQIPTWVAPNTLTIVGLFVNIVSTLLLVFYCPTATEEAPAWVFILSAAGLFAYQSLDAIDGKQARRTNSSSALGELFDHGCDAVSTVFVAVGTCISCGIGRYPHWIFFCGFIGMFMFFCAHWQTYVSGTLRFGLVDVTEVQFAIMTMYLMSAFGGVSLWQTTLPVIGVKLFVFPIIGIIGGALYSCHNYFHVILNGGVGKNGSTVADTSVLSPGMHIGLILTLAFIIFKKSSSHLFEHHPCLYLLAFGMVIAKISNKLVVAHMTKSELNLPDTAFIGPGLLFLNQYFNSFIDEHIVLWIAMVLSIVDLACYCTDVCLQISGHLRIRVFSIVPSEPTHRD, encoded by the exons ATGGGTCATTTCCTGTGGTCGGAACCCCTGACCACCGCGCAACTCAAGCGGCTAGACGAGCACAAGTACAGCGCTTCGGGTCGCTCCCTTCTAGAACCGCCGTGTCAGATCTATTGGAACTGGCTCGTCCAGCAGATCCCAACATGGGTCGCACCGAATACGCTCACCATTGTGGGTCTTTTCGTCAACATTGTCTCTACACTTTTGCTTGTGTTTTACTGCCCGACGGCCACCGAGGAG GCCCCAGCATGGGTTTTCATCCTAAGCGCCGCGGGCTTGTTTGCGTACCAGTCTTTGGACGCCATTGACGGCAAACAGGCACGCAGGACCAATAGCAGCTCGGCTTTGGGCGAGCTTTTCGACCATGGCTGCGATGCCGTCTCTACAG TATTTGTTGCCGTGGGAACGTGCATTTCCTGCGGCATCGGCAGATACCCTCACTGGATATTTTTCTGCGGCTTCATCGGGATGTTTATGTTCTTCTGCGCACACTGGCAAACCTACGTCTCTGGCACGCTACGTTTTGGATT GGTCGACGTCACTGAAGTGCAGTTTGCTATCATGACCATGTACCTGATGTCCGCATTTGGTGGGGTGAGCCTTTGGCAAACTACG TTGCCAGTCATTGGAGTAAAGCTGTTTGTCTTCCCCATCATCGGCATCATCGGCGGGGCCCTCTACTCCTGCCACAACTACTTCCACGTCATCCTCAACGGCGGCGTGGGCAAAAACGGCTCCACTGTGGCA GACACAAGCGTGCTGAGTCCCGGTATGCACATCGGCCTCATCCTCACGCTGGCCTTCATCATCTTCAAGAAGTCGTCCAGCCATCTTTTTGAGCACCATCCCTGCCTCTACCTACTCGCCTTCGGCATGGTCATTGCCAAGATCTCCAACAAGCTGGTG GTGGCGCACATGACAAAGAGCGAGCTCAACCTTCCGGACACGGCCTTCATCGGTCCGGGCCTTCTCTTCCTCAACCAGTACTTTAACAGCTTTATCGATGAGCATATAGTCCTCTGGATTGCCATG gTGCTGTCCATAGTGGACCTAGCATGCTACTGCACAGATGTTTGCCTACAAATCTCCGGCCATCTTCGAATCCGCGTCTTTAGCATCGTACCGTCGGAGCCGACACACCGCGACTGA